The Callospermophilus lateralis isolate mCalLat2 unplaced genomic scaffold, mCalLat2.hap1 Scaffold_9667, whole genome shotgun sequence genome contains a region encoding:
- the LOC143387133 gene encoding olfactory receptor 2L13-like, which yields MEKWNQTSKDFMLLGLLPPNQTGLLLLFLIIFAFVLALMGNSGITALIFLDPRLHTPMYFLLSQLSLMDLMYISSIVPKMAYNFLSGQRSISFLGCGVQMFFFITIACSEGLLLASMAYDRFVAICHPLHYPVRMSKRKCLKMITGTWILGSIHSLAYTTYTLHLPYCRSRAINHFFCEVPSMMPLVCMDTWIFEYIRFLSTGLFLLLPFLGITASYGRVLFAVFHMRSKEGRRKAFTTCSTHLTVVTFYYAPFVYTYLRPKNVRSPTEDKNLAVFYTILTPMLNPIVYSLRNKEVLGAMRRVWGMLSSRKK from the coding sequence ATGGAGAAATGGAACCAAACTTCAAAGGATTTTATGTTGTTGGGGCTATTACCCCCAAACCAAACTGGCCTTCTTCTTTTGTTCCTTATTATATTTGCATTTGTTCTTGCCTTGATGGGGAACTCCGGAATAACTGCCCTCATCTTCTTGGACCCCAGgctccacacccccatgtactttcTCCTCAGCCAGCTCTCCCTCATGGACCTGATGTACATCTCCTCCATTGTCCCTAAGATGGCATACAACTTCCTCTCTGGCCAGAGGAGCATCTCTTTCCTGGGCTGTGGTGTGCAAATGTTCTTCTTTATAACCATTGCCTGTTCTGAAGGCTTACTCCTGGCCTCTATGGCCTATGACCGCTTTGTGGCCATCTGCCACCCCCTCCACTATCCTGTCCGCATGAGTAAAAGAAAGTGTTTGAAGATGATCACAGGAACCTGGATACTGGGGTCCATTCACTCTCTGGCATATACCACCTATACCCTTCATCTTCCTTATTGCAGGTCTAGGGCCATCAATCATTTCTTCTGTGAGGTCCCATCCATGATGCCTCTGGTCTGTATGGACACCTGGATCTTTGAGTACATTCGGTTTTTAAGTACAGGCCTatttctcctccttcctttccttggCATCACGGCCTCCTATGGACGGGTCCTTTTTGCTGTCTTCCACATGCGCTCAaaagagggaagaagaaaggCCTTCACCACCTGCTCCACACATTTAACCGTGGTGACATTTTACTATGCTCCTTTTGTCTACACTTATCTCCGGCCCAAGAATGTCCGCTCACCAACAGAAGATAAGAACCTGGCTGTCTTCTACACCATCCTCACCCCCATGCTCAATCCCATTgtctacagcctgaggaacaaggaGGTGCTAGGGGCCATGAGGAGAGTGTGGGGGATGCTCTCCTCCAGGAAAAAATGA